The following DNA comes from Vicugna pacos chromosome 13, VicPac4, whole genome shotgun sequence.
ACCAAGGGGAAGAAACTGCCCATAGCCTGGCTGCCCAgaattcacatttaatttttctagCAAAGTAGAGCTACCAGGGACCACTTCTACTCCGGTGTGGGAGGAACCGGTGGTTAACGGCATGAGTCCTAGGGTTTGCAGGTATGAACGCACTGCTACACTGAACACAATTAGCTATTTTGTGCTCATCACAGAAACAGAACTTTCTACAAAATATTCCTacaattaaggaaaagaaaaataataaaagacaacccAAGAAACATGAGATGAGACCCTAACCTCTTCACCCCTTCAATCCTCTCCCAGCTTTGTTAATTTATAGGGATGTCAGCagtcaggagacctggattcTAGGCCTGACCTCTCCACTTATAAGCATGTGACCGTGAACAAGTCCCTCTCTTCCCCTGTCCAGGCCTCTGTTTCCACATCACTCAAATAGGGATAATGCTATCTTCTCTGCCTACCCGCAAGGGTGTTGTAGGTATTCCAACAGAAAATGGGAGCAGAGGTGCTGAAGCACTGTCTGCCTCTAGATTGTCTCCATATCCCTGTATCCGGGGAGGGCGGGGATGATAAGTGGTCCTGGGCAGCTCCCCTCCTAGCACCCAGCTCCTTGGACCTCATCTCCAGCAATCCCCACAATCACCAGCTTTGTGATTTTATGATCTCAAAGCATCCTTACACCCCTGAGACGGCTGATAAGGATAGCTAAGATTAATTCCACTTAGAATATGCCAAACACCCTGTTggatatttcatattctttatcttgAATCATTAAGATAATTATGGATggcaagtattttatttttattaatcaaatgcacttttatttttgtgttttgtttttgtgaatcACATccttaaatataaaaatggatGTGTTGGTATTGGTCTGATAACAAGGAAAATCAGATaataaacaccagtttagaaaataaagctcaAGAATAGATGAAGTatgtcaataataaaaaaaaaatacagagacagatacagtggaataccactcagccttaaaaaagaataaaacaatgacatcagtagcaacatagatgggacctagaaattatcttactaagtgaagtaagtcagacagaggggGAAAACTAtggtgtcacttatatgtggagtcttaaaaatggcacaaataaatttatttacaaagcagaaacagattcacagacatagaaaacaaagttatggtacCTAGGGGGAtgtgggaagggagggataaactaggagttcgagatttgcagataaacACTACTATATCTAAAACTGATAAACAAGCCCCTACTATATCTACAGCACAgataattatattcaatatcttttaataacctaaaaTGATAATGATATgaagaataatatatatacatctgAATCAATATGCTATATACCAAAAACTAACAAAACCTGgcaaatcaactataattcaattaaaaagaaaggattagaagaaaagataaatgaagtaTGAAGTTCAACGGAGGGAAAAGCATGTTCTTCATAACAAGGTGGGAAATCATCCTTTTCACAGATGTTGGGGGAAAACAGGCATTATCACCCTCATTTCATAattaaggaaactgaaactcagggagGTGAAGTAACACACAGGCATAAGAGATGTAAAACCCGAATCCAAGGCAAAGGCTTACTAGATTCGAAGCTCATTTTCTTTCAACCACACTACCCTGCTCGCCTCCAGAATCCCTGTCTGCTCTTACCCTCATCAGACTGCCTCCTTTCTCCCGACAGCGGATAACAGTCTGGGATCATGCATAGAAGCAAACAGAACATTCACTATCCCATCTTCCTCGAAACTGGGTGTTTGGAAGGTGGATTATGGTCGGGAGAGAGGTTTTGTGGCTGAGGTAGGTGATGAGAATCAGACTAGAATAGAAGTATCAAAATGGTCAACATGAACACTCCTAGGAGAATGTATGAATACTGCAACATTCTGGGCACAACTCAGTGTTAATTAGCCCAGTAAACATGACCGAACGTCTACTATATGCTGGTGCCTGGACAGTGCTCAGCAGTGGTTCCTGCCCTTGATATACATGTGAGAAGCCTGAGTTCATGGAATgcttttgttaaaatttaaaatgaaaaaaaaaaaaaaacccagagataAAGCTAATATGGGATATTTACAGACCTAGGTAGGAAACAGACGAAGAAGGGAGAATCAGAGCTGGGGCTGCTCTTAATAAACCCATCTTGGTGTTTGTGTGTGACTGTTGGGGAAAGTCTACCAGAACCACTGAATTTAAGAAAGGGGGGgcagtatagcttagtggtagagcatgtgcttagcatgcaagaggtcctgtgttcaatctccagtactttcactgaaaatataattaaattagattaaaaaaaaagaaagaaagaaaatgtgtgtgtgggggaggggtcaTCTTTGCTTCTTTCCCATCTTCTGTAGAAGATACCGAGGACAGGATCCTTTCATTCCTTTCCTCCCAAAACTATATGTGGCTGGAAAAGCCTGAGGTTTGGAGATCTCAGAGCACCGGCACAAGCAAGGCCCAGGCACTAGAGCTGTCTGAGCTAAGTGGACACCACTGTATACATCCCTTAGCCCTGAGACACCTTCCCTGTCAGCTTTCCTTTTGCCAGCCTGGGACCCACTGGAATATCAAGCAGGTGGCTCTCAGTTATAGAGGATTGTGGCTACCTAGTCAGTAGCTGGAAGAGTGAAAAGACAGCAAAGCTATTTCAAAgctaaaaaggcaacctactatTTTTACAGTGTCTTACAGTTTATAAAGTTTTGGCATCGACCATCTCATCTATTTAGATTTGATTCTCAGAACGACTTATGGAATAGAGAATTGCCATTATCTCCATTCTAGAGGGGAGGACAGAAGCTCAGAAAAATTGATGCTGTTATTCCGGTATGTTACAGAAATTAGGAAAGCACAGAGAAAGGGCACTTCCCTGAGTGCAATAGGGAGAACCAATcagaggaggcttcctggaggtggcCCATGAGCTGagcagaaaaacacaaaattatattcTAAATAAGTAAAGAAGGGGAGAGTCCAAGTAGATGACTTTACAAAGGTTTGAAAACATGGTGAAAACTGCAGAGGCAAGACGAAGCAAGATAGAGCTGATGACAGTGGTGGTGACCAAGACAACAGCTAACACCTCTCTACACTTATTAAGTGGAGATACTGCTAGAACAGATACTGTTCTAAGTGGTTTATCTACATTAATTCTCACACCTATCTTGTTAGGTAGGTGcttttattatcccattttacatataaggaaactaaggcacagaggagTTAAATAGCATAACTTAAGAAGTATGCCCAAGATCATACAAGACCTTGTGAGACAGATAACTTAAGTGATATGAGTTTTATCCTAAAAGCCAAGGGGTATCTTCCACTCTGTGCTTGAAAGGTTCTCAGCAGAGAGGAGATGGGCACAGATTTGTGATTTTGAAAGCCTTCTCTCATCCAAGGTAGACTGGGTGTTGGAGAGGGAACAACTGATTAGGTTCCTAGTTCAAAAACCTGGGCAGACAGTGAGGGTAGAGAGCAGAGGAGTATTCCCACAACGCCTGGTGCTTGGGTAAGAAATCTGCCCCCTACTCTCTCTGCTTTCTCTGCCGGCTCTAGGCAGAATCATTTACATCCACCTACCCACCTCAGGAATGGCTTGAAAATTAATGGGGTAGAGGCCTGGCTGGCTTTCATGTGTTAAACAACACCCTTGCACCACTGCTGGTGTTCTTTAAATGCTGAACATATAAAACGCGCTTTGACGGAAGAGCCAGGAATAATTATAGTTTGCTAATTACTGTTAATTTTTACCACAGCTTTGAAACCATGGACTTTCTCAATGATTCAAAAGAGAGATGGCAATCCCTTCATCCCACTGAAGTAGCCacacagaggcagagaagcaGTTTTCCACAGGCTGCATCTTTTCATTATTTGCAGTGGTTCAGCTACTTGTATgggacacagagaaagaaaaacaatgattTGCTCTTTTGGAATCAAACTGTACAAAGAATTCCTTAtagtcttgccttttttttttttaaagaatttgttctTTTCCATCTCTCTATACTGAGTACATGCATAAAAATTATGGGTTTGCATGTGTGAAGgagcaaaaaaaaagtgttcaacaAAACTAATACACTGGCTTCCAAGACACCTGGGTTTTACCCATGGTAAGGCGAGTAACAGAATTGCTCCCTAATCTTTCTTCAGATTCTGCACCACTCGGTTTCCATAGCATTTATTTAAGATCTCAGAACAGCCAGGGAGAATCCCAAAGAAACCCAAAGGAATCTGAAGACATTGATGGCTGGGCGACTTTTAAGTTTCTAAGCCTCAACAgcatcacctataaaatgggtcCTATAGAGAGTCCATACCTGTCAGAACACGACGTGAGGATGAGATAATGTTGGTGAGCTGTAAACGATATCAACGTGTGCTATTAGAATTGCGGAAAGAAGCGAACTTAAAGCAGGGACGGAGGCTGGGAAacgaagagagaaaaacaaaggggGAGTGGACAAAAGCGTCACAGTCCCACGCCTTACTTCTCAATACAGTTTCTGAGAATTCCAGCCCCAGAGAGCAGCCGGGACGCCCAAGGTCCTCAGCTGGAGGACGCGCCATGGGCGGGTCCCTCTGCAGGTGGGGCCGGGCGGGCCGGGGGCGTGTCCCCACCGCCCACAGGTGAGTATCGGTTTTCCTTTCCGGGGCTTTCGGTCCGGAATAGACAGGGCAGACTCCGCTCCCCTGATCCTATCGCGGGTGGCGCAGGGCGGGCTGGGCCTTCCGTGGGACAGGGATGGGGACCGGGACAGGGGGCGGGATGTGTCAACCAAATACCAGCGGGTGAGTCGGCGGCCGAACCAGCCGGGCAGGTCCGGCGGAGTATAAAAGCAGGAGGGAGCGGCAGGCGGCAGACGCCAGGAGACCATCCTAGACGGCGGAGCCCGAGCCCAGCAGAGTCCTCCGGCCCTCGCCAGCCCGCGCCCGGTCCGCGCTCCTCCGGCCCACCATGGCCCGGGGCCCCGGCCTCGCGCTGCCGTCGCCGTCGCTGCTgccgctgctcctgctgctggggGCGGTGATGGGCCACGCGGCCGCGCAGAATAACTGCACATGCCCCACCAACAAGATGACCGTGTGCGACTGGAGCGGCCCGGGCGGCCGCTGCCTGTGCCGCGCGCTCGGCTCGGGCCTGGAGGTCGACTGCTCCACGCTGACGTCCAAGTGCCTCCTGCTCAAGGCCCGCATGAGCGCCCCCAAGAGCGGCCGCGCGCTGGTGCGGCCGAGCGAGTACGCGCTCTTGGACAACGACGGCCTGTACGACCCCGACTGTGACCACCAGGGCCGCTTCAAGGCGCGCCAGTGCAACCAGACGTCTGTGTGCTGGTGCGTGAACTCGGTGGGCGTGCGCCGCACCGACAAGGGCGACCTGAGCCTGCGCTGCGACGAGCTGGTGCGCACCTACCACATCCTCATCGACCTGCGCCACCGCCCGGCCACCCGCGCCTTCAACCACTCGGACC
Coding sequences within:
- the TACSTD2 gene encoding tumor-associated calcium signal transducer 2, whose translation is MARGPGLALPSPSLLPLLLLLGAVMGHAAAQNNCTCPTNKMTVCDWSGPGGRCLCRALGSGLEVDCSTLTSKCLLLKARMSAPKSGRALVRPSEYALLDNDGLYDPDCDHQGRFKARQCNQTSVCWCVNSVGVRRTDKGDLSLRCDELVRTYHILIDLRHRPATRAFNHSDLDAELRRLFRERYRLSPRFLAAVHYEHPTIQIELRQNASQKAPGDVDIADAAYYFERDVKGESLFPGQGGLDVRVRGEPLLVERTLIYYLDEKPPQFSMKRLTGGLIAVIVVVVVALVAGVAVLVITNRRRSGKYKKVEIKELGEMRKQPSL